A genome region from Helicobacteraceae bacterium includes the following:
- a CDS encoding RluA family pseudouridine synthase: protein MNEKAYKLLAVQEAISNGEAKRLIDDGFVYVGGKRLEIARSELSVDTVFKIEKPKPIETLYEDDEMIAIDKPRGAESYAVEKRLGLKLVHRLDKETSGVLCLAKSDEFLQRAIDEFKRRKTIKRYLAVVNGAVTEERVINLPVLTFKGAQAKSVIDEKRGREAITIIKPLQFEGKRSLLEVAIPTGRAHQIRVHLSHIGLPILGDLRYGGKPYKRLMLHSVYISLLGREISAERPKEFVELFGA, encoded by the coding sequence ATGAACGAAAAAGCCTATAAATTATTAGCCGTTCAAGAGGCGATTAGCAACGGCGAAGCCAAAAGACTGATTGACGACGGGTTTGTATATGTTGGCGGCAAACGACTTGAGATCGCGCGATCGGAGCTAAGCGTCGATACGGTTTTCAAGATCGAAAAGCCAAAACCTATCGAAACGCTCTACGAAGACGACGAAATGATCGCTATCGACAAGCCAAGAGGCGCGGAGAGCTACGCGGTTGAAAAACGGCTTGGACTCAAACTTGTTCACCGCTTGGACAAAGAGACGAGCGGCGTTTTATGCCTAGCTAAAAGCGACGAGTTCTTGCAACGTGCGATCGACGAATTTAAGCGCAGAAAAACGATCAAACGCTATCTAGCCGTAGTCAACGGCGCGGTAACCGAGGAGCGCGTTATCAATCTGCCGGTTTTAACCTTTAAAGGCGCGCAAGCCAAAAGCGTTATCGACGAAAAACGCGGTAGAGAGGCGATTACGATTATTAAGCCGCTTCAATTTGAGGGCAAACGCTCGTTATTGGAGGTCGCGATTCCAACCGGTCGCGCTCATCAAATTCGCGTTCATCTTTCTCATATCGGACTGCCGATTTTGGGGGATTTGCGCTATGGAGGCAAGCCGTATAAGCGGCTTATGCTGCATTCGGTTTACATATCGTTGCTTGGACGCGAAATCTCCGCCGAACGCCCGAAAGAGTTTGTAGAACTTTTTGGCGCGTAA
- a CDS encoding DUF2325 domain-containing protein: MESVLVLGGDRVEAIKEVLYARGVTQVTHWDMRKARDCDRKLPECADCVVMMIDYISHNAMNHFKKEAKKKNVPVVCAKRGTGSIVCALDRLGFENAKLSAAAQPPAKKSGCFKRCAAIGAR; this comes from the coding sequence ATGGAGTCCGTATTAGTGTTAGGCGGCGATCGCGTCGAGGCGATCAAAGAGGTTCTTTACGCGCGAGGGGTTACGCAGGTTACGCATTGGGATATGCGCAAAGCGCGCGATTGCGATCGCAAACTTCCAGAATGCGCCGATTGCGTAGTGATGATGATTGATTATATCAGCCACAACGCGATGAACCACTTCAAAAAAGAGGCTAAAAAGAAAAACGTTCCCGTTGTGTGCGCTAAACGCGGCACGGGTTCTATCGTTTGCGCGTTGGATCGCTTGGGTTTTGAAAACGCGAAGTTGTCCGCGGCGGCGCAACCGCCGGCTAAGAAAAGCGGCTGCTTCAAGCGTTGCGCCGCGATCGGCGCGAGGTAA